From one Triticum aestivum cultivar Chinese Spring chromosome 4B, IWGSC CS RefSeq v2.1, whole genome shotgun sequence genomic stretch:
- the LOC123089646 gene encoding uncharacterized protein, with the protein MSQSSSSASRSRPPPPPLPLIMCPSCPGTRTRWYVSGTDRNPGIRFYKCPNQAYGGPCRFWLWEDQYAYYIIGVGINLLIEAAGGGSNVMFEMGRAIDEIRTAARNTMTICMLMLFVLLAKAAGWQ; encoded by the exons ATGTCGCAGAGTTCTTCGTCGGCTAGTCGgagccggccacctcctcccccgctGCCATTGATCATGTGCCCAAGCTGCCCAGGGACGAGGACCAGGTGGTATGTGTCCGGGACAGATCGCAACCCGGGCATCCGGTTCTACAAGTGCCCAAACCAGGCA TACGGAGGCCCTTGCCGTTTTTGGCTGTGGGAGGACCAATACGCGTACTACATCATCGGTGTTGGCATCAACCTTCTCATCGAGGCCGCCGGTGGTGGAAGCAACGTCATGTTTGAAATGGGTCGCGCCATCGACGAAATACGCACCGCAGCTAGGAACACCATGACGATATGCATGCTAATGCTTTTCGTCCTGCTTGCCAAGGCGGCCGGCTGGCAGTAA
- the LOC123089648 gene encoding uncharacterized protein translates to MDEIRAADRISLLPDDLLHLVLQRLRCAHAAARTSILSRRWRQVYSGLPEIDVTLHDVPLRSLEATLRHAAGPRVRLLDSRVPVRPRFVAASMVSSVLRAAAVLAPAEIRFTLAQYVDWTPGPSVVELPRFLRATSIKLHGLLLDLRLADSTGFPLLERLAVSGCNLDPLLPAPARAHRGRLHRPIDIDAEAPREAHEGMERPGAPFRRRHA, encoded by the coding sequence ATGGACGAGATCAGAGCAGCCGATCGCATCAGCCTTCTCCCGGACGATCTGCTCCACCTGGTCCTCCAGCGCCTCCGCTGTGCACACGCCGCCGCGCGCACCAGCATCCTCTCCCGCCGGTGGCGCCAAGTCTACTCCGGCCTCCCCGAGATCGACGTCACCCTCCACGATGTCCCGCTCCGCTCGCTCGAGGCCACGCTCCGCCACGCCGCCGGGCCCAGGGTGCGCCTCCTCGACAGCCGCGTCCCTGTCAGGCCGCGGTTCGTCGCCGCCTCCATGGTCTCCTCGGTGCTCCGCGCCGCCGCGGTGCTCGCGCCGGCGGAGATCCGCTTCACCCTCGCGCAGTATGTGGACTGGACGCCCGGCCCTTCCGTGGTAGAGCTGCCCCGCTTCCTCCGCGCCACCTCGATCAAACTGCATGGGCTGTTGCTGGACCTCCGCTTAGCCGACTCCACAGGGTTCCCTTTGCTGGAGAGACTGGCCGTCTCCGGCTGCAACCTTGATCCCCTCCTGCCCGCACCTGCACGTGCTCACCGTGGACGACTTCACCGTCCAATCGACATCGATGCAGAAGCTCCTCGTGAAGCGCATGAAGGCATGGAGAGACCGGGGGCGCCGTTTAGACGCAGGCATGCTTAA
- the LOC123089649 gene encoding ervatamin-B-like: MFRPAFGFGTVGRTLLRWSAAASTPSRSRPAGPRLPHLHSKRNLGDTAGHRVGFFSRDRRAYVMVIPACYVGLGLWYMKKVEEHAAEKSTRPSKIDWVEAGVVSRVVRKQNGCGCCWAMAAVASVEAIHILKTSQSISLSVQELIDCDYSNRGCWGGFSFSALRYIQRNGLSSESSYPYMGLRSICKKDKLVAARISGFRLVYWTEDALEKAVAKQPVIVRLQGTIYLDNYKGGIMEYEALPTRTNMHNVLIVGYGTDPNGVKYWRFKNSWGDDWGEGGFGRIRRHVADKRGVLGMFMEPGLYPVLNI, translated from the exons ATGTTTCGTCCGGCGTTTGGCTTTGGCACGGTGGGGAGGACACTGCTGCGCTGGTCCGCAGCGGCCAGCACGCCGTCGAGGTCGAGGCCGGCCGGACCTAGGCTGCCACACCTACAC TCTAAGAGGAATCTTGGGGATACCGCTGGCCATCGTGTTGGCTTCTTTAGCAG GGACCGCAGGGCGTATGTGATGGTAATACCTGCATGCTATGTTGGTCttggactttggtatatgaagaaGGTTGAAGAGCATGCAGCTGAGAAGTCCACCCGCCCGTCGAAGATTGACTGGGTGGAAGCTGGTGTTGTCTCCCGGGTTGTGAGGAAACAAAATGGCTGTG GCTGCTGTTGGGCGATGGCGGCTGTAGCCTCAGTGGAAGCAATACACATCCTAAAAACCTCGCAGTCAATCTCCCTCTCAGTTCAAGAACTCATTGACTGCGATTACAGCAACAGAGGCTGCTGGGGTGGTTTCTCTTTTAGTGCTCTCCGGTATATACAAAGAAATGGACTGTCGAGCGAATCCTCCTACCCATACATGGGTCTGAGAAGTATTTGCAAAAAGGACAAATTAGTAGCGGCAAGGATATCAGGCTTTCGGCTTGTCTACTGGACCGAGGATGCTCTGGAGAAAGCGGTAGCGAAGCAGCCCGTGATTGTCAGATTACAAGGCACAATTTATCTTGATAATTACAAAGGGGGCATCATGGAGTATGAAGCCTTGCCAACAAGAACTAACATGCATAATGTCTTGATTGTTGGTTATGGCACGGATCCCAACGGTGTTAAGTATTGGCGCTTCAAGAACTCATGGGGAGATGATTGGGGCGAGGGTGGGTTTGGGAGGATCCGCAGGCATGTTGCTGACAAGCGAGGTGTCTTGGGTATGTTTATGGAGCCAGGACTATATCCAGTGCTTAATATCTGA